From Homalodisca vitripennis isolate AUS2020 unplaced genomic scaffold, UT_GWSS_2.1 ScUCBcl_11519;HRSCAF=20809, whole genome shotgun sequence, one genomic window encodes:
- the LOC124374949 gene encoding uncharacterized protein LOC124374949, with protein sequence MDEKTYFDLLRIVTPLITKQDTKMREAITPHEKLTATLRYLSTGRTMEDLKFSTRISPQTLGRIIPETCSAIVKALNDYCKVPNTAEEWKQIAQEYGEKWNFPNCLGSMDGKHIAITPPPGSGSYFYNYKGFHSQVLFCIASANYEIIYFHFGVNGRVSDGGVLKETDFNKKLTDKSLNLPEEGIVDGEALPYVFIADDASPPN encoded by the exons ATGGACGAGAAAACGTACTTTGATTTATTACGTATAGTAACACCATTGATTaccaaacaagatacaaaaatgaGGGAAGCCATTACACCACATGAAAAACTGACTGCGACATTGCGGTATCTAAGCACTGGCAGAACAATggaagatttaaagttttcaacgAGAATTTCCCCCCAAACATTAGGAAGAATAATTCCAGAGACCTGCTCAGCTATTGTCAAGGCCTTGAATGACTATTGCAAG GTACCGAATACAGCCGAGGAGTGGAAACAAATTGCACAGGAGTACGGGGAAAAATGGAATTTCCCCAACTGCCTAGGCAGCATGGATGGAAAGCATATAGCCATAACACCACCACCTGGAAGTGGTTCTTACTTCTATAACTATAAGGGTTTCCATAGTCAGGTACTTTTCTGCATTGCTAgtgcaaactatgaaataatttattttcattttggtgttAATGGCCGGGTATCTGATGGAGGAGTTCTGAAAGAGACAGACTTCAACAAGAAACTAACAGATAAAAGCCTCAATTTACCTGAAGAGGGCATTGTAGACGGCGAAGCTCTTCCATACGTATTCATTGCAGATGACGCCTCTCCCCCTAACTGA